Proteins encoded within one genomic window of Planifilum fulgidum:
- a CDS encoding ISNCY family transposase, protein MSRKEVKRLAVIQRLLHQQITTREAAMLLGLSVRQVYRIKARVLQEGEEGIVHKNRGRKPAHALSEDLRHTIVELYQSKRYKGSNDHHFAELLAEYEGIRVSPSTVRRVLRSAGIRPARKRRPPKAHRPRPRKPQAGLLVHLDASPHAWFEDRGEPCVLLKAVDDATGAILAARFQPTEDLTGYFRLLTDVIQKHGLPVAVYTDRHRIFESPNETLTVKQELAGLSPQKTQFGLALEELGIEHIKALSPQAKGRIERCFQTTQDRWIIELRLRKVGSVDEGNEVLPELIEKHNRLFAVEPAEKESAFVPYTHPRALKHILCYRGVYRKVGSGQTISYQGHTYKIVSDRILPLKTEVEVRQTLDGSVCIEHSGEILFVKRVEKPVRKPASKPEKEKAGVTKPRKPAPNHP, encoded by the coding sequence ATGAGCAGAAAAGAAGTCAAACGATTGGCTGTCATCCAACGTCTCCTTCATCAACAGATCACCACTCGTGAAGCCGCTATGCTGTTGGGGCTCAGCGTTCGTCAGGTGTACCGGATCAAAGCCCGGGTTCTTCAGGAGGGGGAAGAAGGGATTGTACATAAGAACCGGGGTAGAAAACCGGCGCATGCCTTGTCGGAAGACCTGCGACACACTATCGTGGAGTTGTACCAAAGCAAACGGTATAAAGGATCCAACGACCATCATTTTGCTGAATTGCTGGCGGAGTACGAGGGCATCCGGGTCAGTCCCTCCACCGTGCGGCGAGTCCTGCGCTCCGCCGGGATCCGACCGGCACGCAAACGCCGTCCCCCCAAAGCCCATCGTCCCCGGCCGCGAAAACCGCAAGCCGGCTTGTTGGTTCACCTCGATGCCAGCCCCCATGCCTGGTTTGAAGACCGGGGAGAGCCTTGCGTGTTGTTGAAAGCGGTGGATGATGCCACCGGTGCCATCCTGGCGGCCCGGTTCCAACCCACGGAGGACCTGACAGGCTATTTCCGTCTCCTCACGGATGTGATCCAAAAGCATGGCCTTCCTGTCGCTGTCTATACCGATCGCCACCGTATCTTCGAGTCCCCCAACGAGACATTGACGGTGAAACAGGAGCTGGCGGGTCTCAGTCCCCAAAAAACGCAGTTTGGACTGGCCCTGGAGGAATTGGGGATCGAGCATATCAAAGCCCTGTCTCCACAAGCTAAGGGCCGGATTGAGCGATGCTTCCAGACGACACAGGACCGCTGGATCATTGAGCTCCGTTTACGAAAGGTCGGCTCCGTCGACGAAGGAAACGAGGTTCTGCCCGAGTTGATCGAAAAACACAATCGGCTGTTCGCCGTGGAACCGGCTGAAAAAGAATCTGCCTTCGTCCCTTACACCCACCCCCGCGCCCTGAAGCACATCCTTTGCTACCGGGGGGTATACCGGAAAGTGGGTTCGGGTCAAACGATCTCGTACCAAGGACACACGTACAAGATCGTATCCGACCGCATCCTTCCGCTCAAAACGGAGGTGGAGGTTCGCCAGACCCTGGACGGTTCGGTGTGCATCGAGCATAGCGGGGAGATCCTGTTCGTCAAGCGGGTGGAAAAACCGGTTCGAAAGCCTGCTTCGAAGCCGGAAAAAGAAAAGGCAGGCGTTACGAAACCTCGTAAGCCTGCTCCCAATCACCCATG
- the rlmN gene encoding 23S rRNA (adenine(2503)-C(2))-methyltransferase RlmN — protein MKPVAYGLNTDHWKNWMDQQGQPSWRADQVMNWLFQKRITDFKEMTNLPRDLRLRLADSFTLDPLTPLEVQTSRDGTVKFLFGLRDGHAIETVIMRHRYGNSVCVTTQVGCRIGCTFCASTLGGLKRNLEAGEIVAQVVAAQRFLDPKGERVRTVVVMGSGEPFENYEETMRFIRVINDPGGLRIGQRHITVSTSGVVPCIRKFAEEGLQVGLAVSLHAPNNELRSKLMPINRRYPLPELMDACRYYLELTGRRITFEYALIGGRNDGEEHAHELGQLLSGMKCLVNLIPVNFVPERNLQRTPREQILRFQRILQSYRVNTTIRREHGSDIDAACGQLRAKRIGVL, from the coding sequence ATGAAACCTGTTGCTTACGGACTGAACACGGACCATTGGAAAAACTGGATGGATCAACAAGGCCAGCCGTCATGGCGAGCGGATCAGGTCATGAACTGGCTTTTTCAAAAGCGGATCACGGATTTCAAAGAAATGACCAACCTGCCCCGCGATCTCCGCCTTCGATTGGCGGACTCGTTCACCCTGGATCCGCTGACGCCTCTTGAAGTCCAGACTTCCCGGGACGGAACGGTGAAGTTCCTGTTTGGGCTCCGGGACGGACATGCGATTGAAACGGTGATCATGCGCCACCGTTATGGAAACAGCGTCTGTGTGACCACCCAGGTCGGGTGCCGCATCGGCTGCACCTTTTGCGCCTCGACCCTGGGAGGGCTGAAGCGCAATCTGGAGGCCGGGGAGATCGTCGCCCAAGTGGTGGCCGCCCAGCGCTTTCTCGATCCGAAGGGGGAGCGCGTCCGGACGGTGGTTGTCATGGGTTCAGGCGAACCCTTCGAAAATTATGAGGAAACCATGCGGTTCATCCGGGTGATCAACGATCCCGGAGGGCTCCGGATCGGCCAGCGGCACATCACCGTATCCACGAGCGGCGTCGTACCCTGTATCCGAAAGTTTGCCGAGGAAGGGCTGCAGGTGGGTTTGGCCGTCTCCCTGCATGCCCCGAACAATGAGCTCCGGTCCAAACTGATGCCGATCAACCGCCGATATCCTTTGCCCGAACTGATGGATGCTTGTCGGTATTATCTGGAGCTTACAGGGCGGCGCATCACCTTCGAATACGCCCTGATCGGCGGTCGAAACGACGGGGAGGAGCATGCCCACGAGCTGGGGCAACTGCTCTCGGGGATGAAATGTCTGGTCAATCTGATTCCCGTCAATTTCGTGCCGGAGCGAAACCTTCAGCGGACTCCGCGGGAGCAGATCTTGCGTTTTCAGCGAATCCTGCAGTCCTACCGGGTCAACACGACCATCCGCCGGGAACACGGGAGCGACATCGATGCGGCCTGCGGCCAGTTGCGGGCCAAGCGGATCGGGGTGCTGTAG
- a CDS encoding Stp1/IreP family PP2C-type Ser/Thr phosphatase, with protein sequence METAWRTDKGKVRPHNEDAVELFRTDFGSLVAVVADGMGGHRSGEVASRQAVQVIRRELRSLSPDASTEEQKKRLLDAVVKANAEVHQLASGNEEYRGMGTTVIAAVVSESEVVLAHIGDSRAYILHDGGLYQLTEDHSLVNMLLKHGQITEEEARTHPHRNMIVKALGTNTEVEADIIVTPWEKEDILLICSDGLTGMVEERDIGLVLTSDVSLSEQADKLIRLALDAGGTDNISLILIKNAGGTTPSS encoded by the coding sequence ATGGAAACAGCATGGCGCACGGACAAAGGGAAGGTACGTCCGCACAATGAGGATGCCGTTGAATTGTTCAGGACGGATTTTGGATCGCTGGTTGCGGTGGTCGCCGACGGCATGGGAGGTCACCGGAGCGGCGAAGTGGCCAGTCGGCAAGCGGTGCAGGTGATCCGGCGTGAGCTGCGCTCCCTTTCCCCCGATGCCAGCACGGAGGAGCAGAAAAAGCGGCTGTTGGACGCGGTGGTGAAGGCCAACGCGGAAGTGCACCAGTTGGCCTCCGGAAACGAAGAGTACCGCGGGATGGGGACGACGGTGATCGCCGCGGTGGTGAGCGAGTCAGAAGTGGTTCTCGCCCATATCGGAGACAGCCGGGCATACATCCTTCACGACGGGGGACTGTACCAGCTGACGGAGGATCATTCGCTGGTCAACATGCTCCTGAAGCACGGCCAGATCACCGAGGAGGAGGCCCGCACCCACCCCCACCGCAACATGATCGTCAAGGCTTTGGGAACCAATACGGAAGTGGAAGCGGACATCATCGTCACTCCCTGGGAAAAGGAGGACATTCTCCTGATTTGCTCCGATGGACTGACCGGCATGGTGGAGGAACGGGACATCGGTCTGGTCCTGACATCGGATGTTTCCTTGTCGGAACAGGCGGACAAACTGATCCGGTTGGCACTGGATGCGGGAGGAACGGACAACATTTCTTTGATCCTGATTAAAAATGCAGGCGGGACGACCCCGTCATCGTAG
- the pknB gene encoding Stk1 family PASTA domain-containing Ser/Thr kinase, whose product MEGRKLGGRYEILYRVGGGGMAVVYKAKDLLLNRYVAIKVMNESLSNDTEFIRRFSREAQAAASLSHPNVVNVYDVGREGHIHYIVMEYVEGPTLKEYIQESGPLPPEEAVYIATQICDALAHAHDNQIIHRDIKPHNILLGYNGRVKVTDFGIARAATSSTITQTGSVMGSVHYFSPEQARGGVIGEKSDLYSLGIVMYEMVTGELPFDGDSAIGIALKHLQEQAVEPRQLRPDLPDDVNRVILKALEKDPNQRFASARAMMQELQYILHGMDLPQPGWVQNASRIREEEARKPAPNREEEAEIASKEPRDIPPVGEKTLSRLERLRHAPADKEKTLLQRTVVWLENARANMPWWQKVLFGMFTFAVIITLSILGFNAVMGIFTGGDDTPPASANPNTVKMADLTGKQLDEAKKWLKDNGFGTPKVKVEQNGKYKHNEVIDQSPSPGERVVPRKTQVTLTVNSTENMIEVDNFKGLFQSRIQSEYMNKGYHIEFRWWDFGVEKGKAWAQDPAPGEYVKPGDTVYVWISVPGKNIHPPPGRDDDD is encoded by the coding sequence ATGGAAGGGAGAAAGCTGGGGGGAAGGTATGAGATCCTCTACCGGGTGGGCGGCGGCGGCATGGCCGTGGTGTACAAGGCGAAGGATCTGCTGCTCAACCGCTACGTGGCCATCAAGGTGATGAATGAATCGCTCAGCAACGATACGGAGTTTATCCGGCGGTTCAGCCGGGAAGCGCAAGCGGCCGCCAGTTTGTCTCATCCCAACGTGGTGAACGTCTACGATGTGGGTCGGGAAGGACATATCCATTACATCGTGATGGAATATGTGGAGGGACCGACCCTTAAAGAATACATTCAGGAAAGCGGTCCGCTTCCTCCCGAGGAAGCGGTTTACATCGCAACCCAGATCTGCGATGCACTGGCTCACGCCCACGACAATCAAATCATCCATCGGGACATCAAACCCCACAACATTCTTCTCGGGTATAACGGCCGGGTCAAAGTGACCGACTTCGGAATCGCCCGGGCGGCCACTTCTTCCACCATCACCCAGACCGGGTCGGTGATGGGGTCCGTTCACTATTTCTCGCCGGAACAGGCCCGGGGTGGAGTCATCGGTGAAAAATCCGATCTCTATTCCCTCGGGATCGTGATGTACGAGATGGTGACGGGAGAGCTTCCCTTTGACGGGGATTCCGCCATCGGCATCGCCCTCAAGCATTTGCAGGAACAGGCGGTGGAACCGCGGCAGCTTCGTCCCGATCTGCCGGACGACGTGAACCGGGTCATCCTGAAGGCTTTGGAGAAGGATCCGAATCAGCGGTTTGCATCCGCCCGGGCGATGATGCAGGAGCTCCAATATATCCTCCACGGGATGGATTTGCCTCAGCCCGGCTGGGTGCAAAACGCCTCCCGAATCAGAGAGGAGGAGGCGCGAAAGCCGGCTCCGAACCGGGAAGAGGAGGCGGAGATTGCCTCGAAGGAGCCTCGCGACATTCCCCCTGTAGGAGAGAAAACCCTTTCCCGCCTCGAACGGCTCCGTCATGCGCCGGCGGATAAGGAGAAAACCCTCCTGCAGCGGACGGTCGTCTGGCTGGAAAATGCCCGCGCCAACATGCCCTGGTGGCAGAAGGTGCTTTTCGGAATGTTTACTTTTGCCGTGATCATCACCCTGTCGATTCTCGGATTCAACGCGGTGATGGGCATTTTCACCGGCGGCGATGACACTCCCCCCGCCAGCGCGAATCCCAACACGGTGAAGATGGCGGATCTGACGGGGAAGCAGCTGGATGAGGCGAAAAAATGGCTGAAGGACAATGGTTTCGGGACCCCCAAGGTCAAAGTGGAACAGAACGGGAAGTATAAGCACAATGAAGTGATCGATCAAAGCCCCTCACCGGGGGAACGGGTGGTGCCGAGGAAGACCCAGGTCACCCTCACCGTCAATTCGACGGAGAACATGATCGAGGTGGACAATTTTAAGGGGCTGTTCCAGTCGCGGATTCAGAGCGAGTATATGAATAAGGGATACCATATCGAGTTCCGATGGTGGGACTTCGGAGTGGAAAAGGGAAAAGCGTGGGCCCAGGATCCCGCTCCCGGTGAGTATGTGAAACCCGGGGACACGGTTTACGTTTGGATCAGTGTTCCGGGAAAAAACATCCATCCGCCTCCCGGACGGGATGATGATGACTGA
- the rsgA gene encoding ribosome small subunit-dependent GTPase A — MPEGQIVRAVGGFFDVRTPEGDIRCRARGIFKKKNLSPLVGDYVIFERTGPEEGVVTEVRPRRTELVRPPIANVEQAVVLFSLREPPFQPVLLDRILVHCERVGLRVCICLTKLDLVPDRSEVEQIAKIYTPAGYRVAATSIRTGEGVEQVKEWLKDTLSVFAGPSGVGKSSLLNEILPGLRLRTGQVSAKLGRGRHTTRHVEIIDLPDGGRVADSPGFSRLDFTGLEETELGDYFPEIREHAVHCAFRGCLHRDEPNCAVREAVDKREIDPGRYRNYLQFLQEIIENRRFKKW, encoded by the coding sequence ATGCCGGAGGGACAGATCGTACGCGCGGTGGGCGGTTTTTTTGACGTGCGCACGCCGGAAGGGGACATCCGGTGCCGGGCGCGCGGGATATTCAAGAAGAAAAACTTGTCGCCCCTGGTGGGGGATTATGTGATTTTCGAAAGGACGGGACCGGAAGAGGGGGTGGTGACGGAGGTCCGGCCGCGCCGCACAGAGCTGGTCCGGCCGCCGATCGCCAACGTGGAGCAGGCGGTGGTTCTCTTCTCCCTTCGGGAACCTCCCTTTCAACCGGTGCTGCTGGATCGCATCCTTGTCCACTGCGAGCGGGTGGGGCTCCGCGTGTGCATCTGTCTGACGAAACTGGATCTGGTTCCGGATCGGTCGGAAGTGGAACAGATTGCCAAGATCTACACTCCCGCCGGGTACCGGGTGGCAGCCACCAGCATCCGCACCGGCGAGGGCGTGGAGCAGGTGAAGGAGTGGTTGAAGGACACCTTGTCCGTCTTCGCCGGCCCCTCCGGGGTGGGCAAATCCTCCCTGCTCAACGAAATCCTTCCGGGCCTCAGGCTCCGGACGGGGCAGGTGAGCGCCAAATTGGGGCGCGGCCGCCACACCACCCGCCATGTGGAGATCATCGATCTTCCCGACGGCGGCCGGGTGGCGGATTCCCCCGGGTTCAGCCGGTTGGATTTCACCGGGCTGGAGGAAACGGAATTGGGGGATTATTTCCCCGAGATCCGGGAGCACGCCGTCCATTGCGCTTTTCGGGGATGCCTGCACCGGGATGAACCGAACTGCGCCGTGCGGGAGGCGGTGGACAAAAGGGAGATCGATCCCGGACGCTATCGAAATTATCTTCAATTTTTGCAGGAAATCATCGAG